The genomic stretch TTCTTTCGCGGAGCAGGCGCGCTCGGCCTGGCAGGCACGCTGCCCGGCGTGGCTGTTGCCAAGTCCGATCAGTCCGGCGCGATCTCGCAGAACGCAACGCCAAGCACCTATGCGCGCGGTTTCGACAACCAGCGTATCTCCGACCTCGGCAATGGGACGTTCCTCAACCCGGTTGTTTCGGGCGACAGGCCCGATCCGGCAATCTTGCAGGATGGAGAGGATTACTATCTCACCTTCTCCACCTTCGATGCCTATCCCGGGCTAACGATCTGGCACTCGCGCGACCTGGTCAACTGGCGGCCGCTTGAGGCGGCTCTGCACAACAACATCGGGTCGGTCTGGGCGCCTAGCCTGCACAAGGATCGTGGCAGGTACCTGCTCTATATTCCGGTGAAGGCGCAGCCGAGCAATGACATCTTTGTCAGCTGGGCGACCGATATCGAGGGACCGTGGAGCGAGCCGATTTCGCTGGGCCTGCCCAATCATATCGATCCATGCCATGCGGTTGCCGAAGATGGCAGTCGCTGGCTGTTCCTGTCCGGCGGCGATCGGGTGCGTCTTTCGGACGACAATCTCTCGCTCGCCGGCGAAGTCGAACATGTTTACGATCCGTGGCGCTATCCGTCCGACTGGATTGTCGAAGGATTTTCTCCCGAAGGGCCCAAAATCCACCACATCGGCGACTGGTTTTACATGATCACCGCTGTCGGTGGGACAGCAGGTCCACCGACAGGGCACATGGTAATCGCGGCTCGGTCGAGGTCCTTGCACGGCCCGTGGGAACATCATCCCGCCAACCCGATCGTCCGGACCAATTCGGTTGCGGAGGCCTGGTGGTCGCGGGGCCATGCATCGCTCGTGCAGGCACCCGACAAGAGCTGGTGGTCGCTCTATCACGGTTTCGAGAATGATTTCTGGACCCTTGGCCGCCAGTGCCTGCTCGATCCGGTTCGCTTCACCGACGACGGCTGGTTCGAAATGACCGGCGGCGATCTGTCCGCGCCGATCGCAAAACCAAAAGGTGGCGAGGTGCAGCCGCATGGCATGGCGCTGTCGGACGATTTTTCCGGACCGCTCGAGCTCGGTTCGAAATGGGCGTTCTTCCGCCCCGACCACGACGAGCAGGATCGCATCCGCATCAGCGACAACACGCTGCACCTTGCGGGCAAGGGCGAAGCACCCTCTTCCGGTTCGCCATTGCTGATTACGGCTGGCGATCGCAGCTACGTGTTCGAATGCGATATCGAATGCGCGCATGGTGGCAGGGCGGGCCTGATCCTGTTCTACGACGACAAGCTATATTGCGGCCTCGGCTTCGACGGCGAACGTTTCGTCACCCACCAATACGGTATCGAACGCGCACGGCCTGCCAATCCCCATGGTCGGCGGATGCGGATGCGGGTGACCAATCGTGAGCATATCGTGACATTCGACACCAGCGGAGACGGCGGCCGGACTTGGCACCGGTTCGACCGCGGGATGGAAGTGTCCGGCTATCACCACAATGTTCGCGGCGGCTTCCTGATGCTGCGTCCGGGGCTCTACGCTGCCGGACCGGGCGAAGCACGTTTTCGCGACTTTCGCTTTACCGCCCTGGCGGACTAGAGTGCGCGGCAGGAGAGGGCGCAAGACAATGAAAATGACAGGCCGGATAGGGCGAAGAGGATTCCTGGCAGGCACCGCTGCCATAGGTGCAATGGGTATGCTCGGCGGCTGCGAACGGCGCATGTCCGGGTTGCTGACCAGTGCCGATGCGCATCCGGTAGATTATCCGACCAGCAAGGCTGTGTCCTACATGGGCGAACTGCTGGCTGAACGGACGGGCGGACGGCTGGGCATCAAGCTTTATGCCGGCGGCCAGCTCGGCAGCGAGACTGACACGCTGGAGATCACCAGCTTCGGCGGGCTCGACCTCAACCGCGTCAACCTTGCTCCGCTCAATTCGATGGAGCCGATGACGCTACCGCTTTCGCTGCCTTTCGTGTTCGATTCGGTCGATCACATGCGGCGCGTAGTGGACAGCGAGATTGGCGACGAAGTGCTTGCCTCGCTGGAACCGCATGGGCTGGTCGGACTGTGCTTTTACGATTCCGGCGCACGCAGCTTTTACAACAAGGCGCGGCCCATCAATTCCCCTTCCGACATGAAGGGGATGAAGCTGCGCGTGCCTGCATCCGATCTTTACGTGGCGATGGTCAATGCACTGGGTGCCAACGCAGTGCCGATCTCTTTTGGCGAGATCTACCAGTCGTTGACGCAGGGCGTGATTGACGGGGCAGAGAACAACTGGCCGACCCTCGTTAGCGAACGCCATTACGAGGCGATCAATTATTTCAGCCTGACCGAACACCTGCTGACGCCTGAAGCGCTGGTGATGAGCAAGGCAAGCTGGGATCGCCTCGATGCATCCGATCGAGACCTCGTCGCTCGGACGGCCAAGGAATCGGTGATCAAGATGCGGGAGCTCTGGGACGCCAAGGTCGAAGAGGCGAAAGCTGCGATTGCGGCCTCCGATGTCGTCGTCAATTCGGTCGACAAGCAGCCGTTTGCCGACCTGATGAAACCGGTCTGGAGCGAATTCATAACCACGCCGCAGCAACAGTCGATTGTAGAGCGGATTACCGCGATGGGAGGGCAGTAAGATGGCCCACAGGATCAGCATGTTGCTGGTGAAACTCGGAGCCCTTGGCCTCGTGGCCATGACAGCGATTATCGGCTGGCAGGTGTTCGGGCGCTTCGTCCTCAATTCCAGCCCCTCCTGGACCGAACAGGCGTCCCTGATCCTGATGATCTGGTACGTCATGTTTGCTGCGGCAGCCGGCGTTTACGAAGGCTTCCACATCCGCATTGCCCTGCTCGAGGAAAAGCTCGGCGACCGTGCAGCGCCTGCACGCAGACTGGTCGCGGCCATCGTCATGGTGCTCGGCCTCGTATTGCTCGTTTACGGTGCACAGCTTTGCTGGCTGGTAAGGGAAAATGTCGTACCATCGCTCGGCATCAGCCGGTCGGTGGCTTATTTCCCGATGCCGGTATCCGGATTGCTGATGGCGCTGTTCGCCTTGCCAAGGGTTTTCAGCGGCGCGCCCTATCCGGCCCATGAGGAGGAAGCATAATGGAACTGCTCGTCCTCTTCGGGGTCCTATTCCTCCTGCTCGCGCTGGGTGTACCGGTCGGTTACGCCCTGCTCGGATCCGCGCTTTCTTGCTTCGGGGTGATGGGGATACCGCCCATCGTCGCCGTGCAGAGGGTGGCAGCAGGGATCAGCGTCTTTACGCTCATGGCGATCCCGTTCTTCATCTTCGCCGGCGACCTCATGTATCGCGCAGGTATCGCGGAACGACTGGTCAGGGTGGCCGATGCCGCCGTCGGGCGCGTGCGCGGCGGCCTCGGACTGGTCGATGTCGGCGCGTCGATGATGTTCGGCGCGGTTTCCGGTTCTGCCATTGCCAGCGCCTCGGCCATCGGGTCGAGCATGGTCCCGCTGATGAAGGACAAGGGCTATCCCGGCGATTATGCGGTGAACGTGACTGTCACGGCGGCAATCGTGGGCCTTCTCATCCCGCCGTCCCACAACATGATCATCTATTCGGCGGCATCGGGCATCGGCGTTTCGATCGGTGACCTGTTCGTCGCAGGCGTAATCCCGGGCCTGCTCACCGGCCTGATGCTGATGGCGACCGCCTGGATCGTCGCGCGGAGGCGCGCCTTGCCATATGGCGCTTTCCCGGGTTGGCGTGAATTCATGCGGGCTGCGGTGTTTGCCATTCCCGGCTTGCTTACCGCAGTAATCATCATGGGCGGCATCCTGAGCGGCATTTTCACCCCGACCGAAAGCTCGGCCATCGCCGTTATCTATACCATCCTGGTCGGTGTGCTCGTTTATCGCAGCCTCGGCTGGACGGCATTCTGGGAAGCTGCCCAGAAATCGGTGCGGACGGCGTCGATGGTGCTGTTCATCATCGCCGCGGCGACCGCTTTCGGCTTTGCCCTCGCATTGCTCGAAGTGCCCGCCGCGCTGGCATCGCTGATCGGGTTCATTACCGAGAATCCGCTACTGACGCTGCTCATCATCAACATCATGCTGCTGGCATTGGGGACCTTCATGGACATGGCCCCGCTGATCGTGATTACCACGCCGATCTTCCTGCCGGTCGCAATGGGGGTCGGCGTCGATCCGGTCCACTTCGGGATCATCATGATGCTCAATCTGGGCATCGGTCTCGTGACACCGCCGGTGGGTTCGGTCCTGTTCGTGGGCTCTGCCGTGGGCAAGATCCCCGTGACCACCTTGGTGAAGACGATCTGGCCGTTCTATTTTACGCTGATCGCGGCGCTGATGCTGATCACCTACATCCCAGGCCTGTCGCTGTGGTTGCCCGGGGTGCTGGCAGAATGATCAGAGCGTTACGCCGCGCTTCCAGATCGAGATCACGCGCTGGCCCGAACGCTCGGCGCTGGTCTCCTTCCCGCTGGCAACCTCGAGCAGGTAAGCGGCGAAGTCGTCTGCCACGGCGTCGGGATCTTCCGCCAGCATCCTGCCGGCATCGAAATCGATCCAGCCGCTCTTGTTATTGGCAAGCTGCGAGTTCGACGAAACCTTGACCGTGGGAACGGGAAAGCCGAGCGGCGTCCCGCGACCTGTCGTGAAAAGGATCATCGTCGCACCGGCGGCTGCCAGTGCGGTCGATGAGACCGCATCATTGCCGGGTGCTTCGAGCAGGGTCACACCCGGTTTCGAGGCCACGCCGCCGTAATCGATGACGTCGCTCAGTCGCGCTTGACCCGCTTTCTGTACCGCTCCGAGGGATTTTTCCTCGAGCGTCGTGATCCCGCCCGCGATATTCCCGGGTGAGGGGTTTTCGGAAACTGGCTGTCCCTGTTCGAGGAAATAACGCTTGAAGCGATTGAGCAATGCACCTGCGCTTGCGAGTATTTCCGGAGTATCGCTCCGCGCGAAAAGAGCCCTCTCGGCACCGAAGATTTCGGGGATTTCGGTGAGGATCAATCGACCGTCGCTCGCATCGACACGATTGCTGAACCTGCCCAGCAGGGGGTTGGCGGTAAGGCCGGAAAGTGCATCCGAACCTCCGCACTTCAGGCCGACGCAAAGAGCCGAAGCGGGCGCCTCGACCCGGGACTGTCTGCCGATCTCGTCGACCAGTTGTGCAATCAGAGAATGGAGCGCTTCCCTCTCGTCGCCGACTTCCTGCGCACGCATGGTGCGCAATTTGGCGCGGCTGCGCTCGGGGACGGCTTCGACGAGCTGGTCTAGCTGGTTGCTCTCGCATCCCAGGCCAACGAGGACGACGGCGCCGGCGTTGGGATTGTCGCAAAGCGCGGCGAGCACGGCACGCGTTCCGGAAAGGTCGTCGCCAAGTTGCGAGCAGCCATGCGGGTGCCCGAAACCGACGATGCCGTCGACATGCCCCGCATGCATTGCGGACGCTTCGCGTGCGACCATCTCAACGAGCGGGGAGACGCAGCCGACAGTGGGCAAAACCCAGATTTCATTGCGGGTCGCGTAACGGCCATCGTCGCGGCGGTAACCGAGCCATGTCCCGAGCGGAGCATCACCGACCCCTTCGTCATGCTTCCTGTCGAACGATGCGTAAGACACTTCGCCCGACAGCGCTGTCTTCAGATTGTGCGAGTGGACGTGTTCGCCCGTTTCGATCTGCCGGGTCGCAAGGCCGATCTGTTCGCCGTAGCGCAGGACTGCATCGCCTTGTCCGATCGGCGCGAGCGCGAACTTGTGTCCGCGCGGGACCGGGTCGACCAATCGGACGATGGCACCCGCAACTTCGACATGCTGCCCGCTGCTCAGGTCCGCCAAAGCGACGGCCACGTTATCGCGTGGGTGGATTTTCCAGGCAAAAGGGCCACTTTTGACTGCAAGTACTTCCTGATCCGACATTTTTGCGGTCTGCTTTCGTATGCCCGCTCCGGCGCGCTTGATTTAAGGCATCCGACGCGGCAGATACTCTCTTTGACACCGGTTACCATAACCTTATCGACAGAACAATCTGCCTTGCTCGGATATTCCGAATGGAGAGAGAATGAGCCGCCCACTTCACTTAGACCCCGACCGGCTTTTTCCGGCCGATCCGGGGGTGCGATCGATCGCGCGCCAGCTGTATGGCGAAGTTGCCGGTCTGCAGATCATCTCGCCACACGGGCATACCGATCCGGAATGGTTCGCGACGAACGAACCGTTCGGCAATGCGACCGAACTGCTCCTGCACCCCGATCATTACCTGTTCCGGATGCTCTATTCGCAGGGCATCTCGCTCGATGCGCTCGGTATTGCCGGTCGCGACGCCGACCCGAGGGAGTCCTGGAGGATATTGGCCGAGAACTATTACCTGTTCCGGGGCACGCCTTCGCGCATGTGGCTGGACTGGGTGTTTGCCGAGGCATTCGGGATCGATGTGCGCCTCGATGGCTCGACCGCAGACTTCTATTTCGACACGATCACCGAGGCGTTGCAGACAGACGCGTTTCGGCCGCGCGCATTGTTCGACCGCTATGGGCTGGAGGTCCTCGCGACGACCGAAAGCCCGATCGACACGCTCTCGCATCACAAGGCGATCCGCGAAAGCGGATGGAACGGCCGGGTTATCACAGCTTACCGCCCGGACCCTGTGGTCGATCCCGATTTCGAAGGTTTCGCGCAGAACCTCGCCACCTTTGCAGACCTGACCGGCGAAGATACGCAAAGCTGGTCGGGCTACCTGGCTGCCCATCGCAAGCGCCGCGCATTCTTTGCCAAAATGGGGGCAACATCCACCGATCACGGGCATCCGACCGCGACGACAGCCAACCTTTCCGCTTCGGAGGCTGCGGCGCTGTTCGACAGGGTGAAATCGGGCAATGCGTCTTCGCAGGATGCAGAGCTGTTTCGTGGCCAGATGCTTACCGAAATGGCTGCCATGAGTCTCGACGACGGACTCGTGATGCAGATCCACCCGGGCAGTTTCCGCAACCACAATCGCTGGCTGTTCGAAAACTTCGGGCGAGACAAGGGAGCAGACATTCCGACGCGAACCGACTACGTCCACGCTCTGCAACCCTTGCTCGACCGGTTCGGCAATGAGGCGGACCTTTCGATCATCCTCTTCACCCTGGATGAAAGCAGCTACGCACGCGAACTGGCGCCGCTCGCAGGTCATTATCCGTGCCTCAAGCTCGGCCCGGCGTGGTGGTTCCATGACAGTCCGGAAGGGATGCGCCGGTTCCGCCTGATGACGACGGAGACCGCCGGTTTCTACAACACGGTAGGCTTCAACGACGATACGCGGGCCTTCCTGTCCATACCGGCGCGGCACGATGTTGCACGCCGGATCGACTGCGGATTCCTCGCACAGCTCGTGGCTGAACATCGTATCGAAGACTGGGAAGCTGCAGAGGTTGCGCAGGACCTCGCCTACAACCTGGTGAAGAAGGCGTATCGCCTGTGAGGTTGAACTCCCTGACGGCCGGGGAATTGCCAGAGAATGTAGCGCGATATTCCTATGATCGGGACGACCAGTCGATAGGGATCGTCCACTTCGGTATCGGCGCATTTCACCGTGCCCATATGGCATGGTACACCGACCTTGCGATGAGCGCGGGCGAGCGTGACTGGTTGATCAGTGGCGTCTCGATGCGGTCGCGCTCCGTCGCGGACCAGCTCACCCCCCAAGACGGCCTTTACACCCTGACCGAACGGAGCGGCGACAGTGCGTCGACGCGGCTGATCGGATCGGTTGCCGAAGTGCTGTTCGCACCTGAACAGGCAGAGGAGGTCATGTCACGTATCGCCGATCAGGCCTGCAAGATCGTGAGCTTCACAGTGACAGAAAAGGGCTATGCGAGAGGAGAGGGCGACCAACTCGACCTCGAGTTGGCGCAAGCAAGCTTCTATCCGTTGCTGGCCCGTGGACTTGAGCTGCGAAAGCAGGCGGGGTTACCCGGCATTACCCTCCTTTGCTGCGACAATCTTGCCGACAACGGCCATGTGCTCGAAGCGCTGATGCGCCAATGGCTCGAAGCGGAAAAACCCGATCTTGTCGATTGGTTTGCAGATCATTGCCGCGTGCCGTCGACAATGATCGACCGGATCGTTCCACGCACCGGTAAAGAGGATCTCACTTATCTGGAGAATGTACTCGGCATGGAAGATGCAGGGGCGGTCTTCACCGAGCGATTCAGCCAGTGGGTGATCGAGGACAATTTTGCGGGCCCCCGACCGACTTGGGAAGATCATGGGGCGCAGATCGTCGACGATGTCGCGCCTTATGAAACCGCAAAGCTTCGGATGCTGAACGGCGCGCATTCGCTGCTGGCCTATTGCGGACTTCGTGCCGGCCATGAATTCGTCCACGAAGCCGTTGCCGATCCGCAGCTTCGCGCTCTGGCTGACCACCTGATGCGTGAAGAGGCAATGGCGACGATCATTCCCTCGGCCGGGCAAGACCTTTCCGCCTACGCGGACGAATTGCTGACCCGCTTTGCCGATCCTGCACTGCGTCACCGACTGTCGCAGATCGCGATGGACGGAACCCAGAAGATCCCCCAGCGATGGCTCGATACGGCAAGCGCGCTGATGGCCCAGGAACGGCCAGCAAGCGCGATTGCTGCCGGTTTCGATGCGTGGCTATGGCACCTGGAGGACAGCCGCTTCGTCGACGATCCTCATGGGCCGGAACTCGCGACCCTGGCTCGAGAAGGCGGCAGTGGTGCGGTGATCGAACGATGTTTTGGCCAGTCGCGTGGTGCTACTGCCCTTTGGCCGCATTACAGCCACCTCGCGGGCTACCTATCGGCCAACCTTTCACCGGCATAACCGAACCGCCCGGGGCGGCGGGTTTCAGCCATACATCCCCTTCTTGGGGCCGAGATAGCCGAAGAGATAGGCGGCGACCTTGCGCATCTGGATTTCCTCCGCACCCTCGGTGATCCGGTAGCGCCGGTGGTGGCGATAGATGTGCTCGAACGGTTTGTGCCGCGAATATCCTATGCCGCCATGCACCTGCATCGCGCGGTCGGCGGCCTGGCAGACAAGCCGGTTGGCCCAGTAGTTGCACATGCTGACCTTGTCGGAGATCGTCTTCTCGATCTCCTCGTGCGGCATGTTGTCCATCTCCCACGCAGTCTTGTAGATCAGCAGGCGCAGCATTTCGCATTGGGTGTTGAGTTCGACCAGCGGGAACTGGATCGCCTGGTTGCGGGCCAGTTCCTCCCCGAACGGCTTGCGCTCGCGCGCATATCTGACGCTTTCATCGACACAGAACTGCGCTGCGCCGAGGCTGCTTGCCGCCTGCCGGATGCGGTTCTGGTGTACGAAGCTTTGCGCCAGTGCGAGGCCGTATCCCTCGCGCCCCAGAATTGCTTCGTCAGGTACCCAGACATTGTTGACGCTGAGCCGCGGATGATCGGTCGGCATGTTGAAGGTCCACAGCCACTCTTCGATCTCGAGACCCGGCGTGGGGTTGGGAACGAGGAAGCAGGTGATGCCGCGGGCATCGCCATCCTCTCCGCTGGTGCGGGCGAACATGGCGCAATGGGTCGCCACATGCATGCCGGTGATCCACATCTTCTCGCCGTCGATCCGCCAGCCATCGACCCCGTCACGGGTTTCGCGCACCGCTTTTGTTTCCATATGCGTCGCGTCGGAACCGTGATGCGGTTCGGTCAGGCCGAAGGCGACGCGGCGCGTGCCTTCGAAGCCGCCTAGGATGAATTCCTGCTTCTGTTCCTCGGTGCCGAAATGTTCGAACATGGCGACGAAGGGGAAGTTGCCGACGATCGAATGTTCGTTCTGGAGGTCGTTATGGAGGCCGAGGCCCATTCGGGCGAAATGGTCGCGGATCACCGCCATCCAAAGGTTGCTGCCGTCCTTGCCGCCGTATTTCTTGGGGGCCGAAAAGCGCCAGTGCCCGGCCTTGTCAGCACGCTTGCGCGCCTCGCGCAGCAGGTCTTCCCATTCGTGGCGAGGCAGGCCGCCATTTTCGAAATCGGTCCGCGCCCATTCGCGGCGATGATCGAAGAAACGGATGTTGTCGTCCTGCTGTTCGAGCGGCCTTATTTCGGCAGCGATGAAAGCGTCCAACTCGTCGAGATAGGCCTGAAGGTCGGCGGGAATCGTGAAATCCACGTGTAACTCTCCCTTGCATGAATTCGCGGCCTTGTGGCCGTCTTGCCCATAGTCATAACTGAATGACGGCGCATGGTAAGTGCGTTTTTGAAACTTTTTTGCTGCCGCTGCTTGAACCGGGCGGCAGGCTTGCTAGCCTTCATCGGGCCGGTCCGGCACGGGAGAGAAATCATGTTTGATATTCGGCACAGGTGCCGGCCTTGAACGACCAGTCGCTCGACATCCTCGGGGACGCGATCCTTGCAGCCGCATGCGAGGCCGGGATGCCCGCGCAGTCGGTCGGAAACCTGAAGCGGCTGTCTGGCGGTGCGAGCAAGGAAACCTGGGCGTTCGACCTCGTGCTGGAGAATGGCGAGACACAGCGCCTGGTTCTGCGCCGCCAGCCTCCGGGCAGGCGGTTCAGTTCGCAGGGTCTCGAAAGCGTGGCCAAGGAAGCGTCGATCGCGCGGCTCGCAAGGCTGCAGGATATTCCCGTACCGATGGTCGCTTTCGAACTGCCGGAAGGGTCGGCCGGGGGGGATGGTTACGCGATGGAGCGGGTCGACGGAGAAACCGTCGGCGTGAGGGTTCTCAAACTGCCGGAGCTTGAAAAGGCCCGTAAAGGCATGGCGCGTCGCTGCGGCGAAATTCTCGCCCGGTTGCATCGGGCCAAGGGTTACGAAACGCTGGGACTGCGTGAAGAGAGCGCGGCCCAGGCGCTTGAGGCACTCGAAGCGCGTTACCGCGACACCGGGCGCGAACGGCCAGTGTTCGAATTTGCGCTTCGCTGGCTCAAGGAAAACCTGAAGACGGGCGGCGATCACGTCCTCCTCCACGGCGACTTCCGCAACGGCAATCTGGTGGTCGGGCCGGAGGGGATCCGCGCGGTGCTTGATTGGGAACTCGCGCTGATAGGGCCCGCTGCATACGACCTGTCATGGCTTTGCGTCACCAGCTGGCGGTTTCAGCGGCCGGACCTGCCCGTGGGCGGTTTCGGGTCGAGGGAGGACTTACTTGCCGGATATGCGGAGGCAGGCGGAACCCCGGTCGATCCCGCCGACTTGCACGCCTGGGAAGTCTTCCAGACCATGAACTGGGGAACAATGTGTGCAGGTGTTGCAAAGGCATTCATGGAGGGGAACCGTACCGTCGAAAGCGCGGTGATCGCGCGGCGTGCCTCTGAAACGGAATTCGACCTGATGCGATTGCTCGCGCCCGAACACCCGCAGTGGGAGAAACTTCGCCATGCAGGATAACCCGCCGCCGCCGCTCATCATCGAAGAAGTGTCCAAGGCCCTTCAGGAAGGGCTCGCGGCAGGCTTCCCCCAAAAGGTAGCAGCAAATGCGCTCAGCATTGCACAGCGCGAACTGGTCGACGGGCCGCGCACCGATGCCGCTGAAAGCGAGCGCCTTTCCAGGCTTGTCGGAAGCGAGGGGGATCTGGCGGCGAGGAATGCCCGGCTCGCCTCGATGATTGCGGCAGGCGAGATTGCGATTTCCGATGAACTCGTCGGTCACCTGATCGCGACCACGATAGAGAAGATCGAAAAGGACCAGCCGGGTTACCCGTCATTCCGGGCGTGGCGCGGTGGCTAGCCGCCTGTAATTCGCGCGATATGCGACTATCCTCTGCCTTGACCTGCCCGATGGTGCGTAGAAGGTAGAGCGATGTCGATAGATCCGGCGCTAATCCACGAGGTCGATGACTTCCTTCGCGAGGTGCCAGCTTTCGCCTTCCTCGACGATGCTGCGCGCCATTCGGTCGCGGTCCGGATGGAAATTGCCTATTTTCGGCGCGGGGCACCCGTAACGCAGGCGGGAGATGACAATCGGCATCTTTCGATCATCCGGTCGGGCAGCGTCGAACTAAGGCTCGGCGGGACCGAACTCCATGCGAGGCTGGGTGAAAGGGATTGCTTCGGTTATCCCTCGCTTATCCGTCGTGGTCCGGCCCAGAACGAGGCGATCGCCTGCGAGGATACGCTCCTTTACCGCCTACCCGATGATGCGTTTCACAAGCTGCGCGACGCAAACGAGCAATTCCGGCATTTCTTCGACATCGACGAAGCCGCGCGATTGCGGCGGGCGGTGGGTTCGCTTCGCGAGGACGGTCCGCAAGGTGGGCAGGAGGGCGGTAGCGGATTTGGTGTCCATGTTCCGTTAGCATCGGTCATGTCTCGCCGGGAGGTCGTCCATTGCAGCCCCGATCTAGCCATCGGCGATGCGGCGCGGTTGATGGCTGAGAAGGACGTTTCGGTCCTACCCATTCTGCAGGCAGACGCGCTGGTCGGCATCCTGACGGACAAGGATTTGCGGCGCCGTGTTCTTGCTCCGGGCCTCGATGGAGGCACTCCTGTGAACCGGGTCATGACGCCAGATCCGATTACGATCGGCGAAAGCCAGACTGTCCTCAATGCCTTGCTGGCAATGACATCGCATCATATCCGGCACTTGCCCGTGGTCGACAATGCCGGGCGATTGTCCGGAATTGTATCCTCGTCCGACATTCTTGCGCAGCTGGGTTCGAACACCTTTCACCTCGCACGCGAAGTGCAGATGGCGCGCAGCCAGACGGAACTGTTCGAAGCAACGAGCCACTTGCCCCGTGCGGTCGCCGGCCTGGTAGAGGCGGGAGTCGATGCCGATCCGGTTGCCCGTTACATCAGCGCAATCGGCGAGGTGTCGCACAAGCGATTGCTCGACCTCGTCGAGCAGGAACTCGGGCCGCCGCCCGTTCCCTATGCCCTCGTTTGTTTTGGTTCCCTTGCGCGTCACGAACTGTCGCTCGGTTCCGACCAGGACAACGGCTTCGTGTTCGGGGAAGGTTTTGTTCGCGAGGAGCATGACGACTACTTCGCCGAACTCGGACGGCGCTTGGCCGATGGGCTGGAGAGCGCGGGATATCGCTATTGTCCCGGCGATATCATGGCTTCGAACCCCGAATATCGCCGTACCGCGCCGGAATGGATCGATCGGTTCAGGGGGTGGATCGATAGCCCTGATCCGCAGGCGATCCTCGAAAGCGGAATTTTCTTCGACATGCGCGCCGTGGCGGGCGAAGCGGCGCTGGTTGATGAGATGCGGCAGGAGACGTTCCGGGCTGCAGCGAAGAACAGGATCTTTCTTTCCTTCGTTGCCCGGGCAGCTGCCGTGACTGCGGTTCCGCTCGGCTTCTTTCGCAACTTCCTGCTCGAAAAGGACGCGGTCGAGGGGAAGGTGCTCGACCTCAAATCACAGGCGATCACTCCGATCATCGACCTCGCCAGGACCCACGCCATAGCTGGCGGTATAGAGGCGACGAGTACGATAGAGCGGCTGGAGGCTGCTGCTGCGAGCGGATCGCTCGATCCGGAGGCTGCACGCGACCTTGCCGCCTGCTTCGAATTCGTGCGGGACGTTCGCTTCCGCCATCAGGCCGCACAGATATGCCGCGGCGAGAGGCCATCGAACAAGCTCGACCCGGGCGAACTGTCGCGGTTCGACCGCGAACACCTGCGCGATGCCTTCAAGCTCATCCGCGGCCAGCTCGACAAGCTGCGGTCCGACCTCGCAGGCGGCCTGACCTGACATGCTGGGCAATTTGCTCGGCGGTCCCGGACCCAAGCTGGTTCGCGTATTCGAGAAAGCGGCCAAGGCAGCGCCGCCCGGACCGCTC from Altererythrobacter epoxidivorans encodes the following:
- a CDS encoding altronate dehydratase family protein, producing the protein MAVALADLSSGQHVEVAGAIVRLVDPVPRGHKFALAPIGQGDAVLRYGEQIGLATRQIETGEHVHSHNLKTALSGEVSYASFDRKHDEGVGDAPLGTWLGYRRDDGRYATRNEIWVLPTVGCVSPLVEMVAREASAMHAGHVDGIVGFGHPHGCSQLGDDLSGTRAVLAALCDNPNAGAVVLVGLGCESNQLDQLVEAVPERSRAKLRTMRAQEVGDEREALHSLIAQLVDEIGRQSRVEAPASALCVGLKCGGSDALSGLTANPLLGRFSNRVDASDGRLILTEIPEIFGAERALFARSDTPEILASAGALLNRFKRYFLEQGQPVSENPSPGNIAGGITTLEEKSLGAVQKAGQARLSDVIDYGGVASKPGVTLLEAPGNDAVSSTALAAAGATMILFTTGRGTPLGFPVPTVKVSSNSQLANNKSGWIDFDAGRMLAEDPDAVADDFAAYLLEVASGKETSAERSGQRVISIWKRGVTL
- a CDS encoding family 43 glycosylhydrolase, whose protein sequence is MKADRRDFFRGAGALGLAGTLPGVAVAKSDQSGAISQNATPSTYARGFDNQRISDLGNGTFLNPVVSGDRPDPAILQDGEDYYLTFSTFDAYPGLTIWHSRDLVNWRPLEAALHNNIGSVWAPSLHKDRGRYLLYIPVKAQPSNDIFVSWATDIEGPWSEPISLGLPNHIDPCHAVAEDGSRWLFLSGGDRVRLSDDNLSLAGEVEHVYDPWRYPSDWIVEGFSPEGPKIHHIGDWFYMITAVGGTAGPPTGHMVIAARSRSLHGPWEHHPANPIVRTNSVAEAWWSRGHASLVQAPDKSWWSLYHGFENDFWTLGRQCLLDPVRFTDDGWFEMTGGDLSAPIAKPKGGEVQPHGMALSDDFSGPLELGSKWAFFRPDHDEQDRIRISDNTLHLAGKGEAPSSGSPLLITAGDRSYVFECDIECAHGGRAGLILFYDDKLYCGLGFDGERFVTHQYGIERARPANPHGRRMRMRVTNREHIVTFDTSGDGGRTWHRFDRGMEVSGYHHNVRGGFLMLRPGLYAAGPGEARFRDFRFTALAD
- the dctP gene encoding TRAP transporter substrate-binding protein codes for the protein MKMTGRIGRRGFLAGTAAIGAMGMLGGCERRMSGLLTSADAHPVDYPTSKAVSYMGELLAERTGGRLGIKLYAGGQLGSETDTLEITSFGGLDLNRVNLAPLNSMEPMTLPLSLPFVFDSVDHMRRVVDSEIGDEVLASLEPHGLVGLCFYDSGARSFYNKARPINSPSDMKGMKLRVPASDLYVAMVNALGANAVPISFGEIYQSLTQGVIDGAENNWPTLVSERHYEAINYFSLTEHLLTPEALVMSKASWDRLDASDRDLVARTAKESVIKMRELWDAKVEEAKAAIAASDVVVNSVDKQPFADLMKPVWSEFITTPQQQSIVERITAMGGQ
- a CDS encoding TRAP transporter small permease, coding for MAHRISMLLVKLGALGLVAMTAIIGWQVFGRFVLNSSPSWTEQASLILMIWYVMFAAAAGVYEGFHIRIALLEEKLGDRAAPARRLVAAIVMVLGLVLLVYGAQLCWLVRENVVPSLGISRSVAYFPMPVSGLLMALFALPRVFSGAPYPAHEEEA
- a CDS encoding TRAP transporter large permease, with the protein product MELLVLFGVLFLLLALGVPVGYALLGSALSCFGVMGIPPIVAVQRVAAGISVFTLMAIPFFIFAGDLMYRAGIAERLVRVADAAVGRVRGGLGLVDVGASMMFGAVSGSAIASASAIGSSMVPLMKDKGYPGDYAVNVTVTAAIVGLLIPPSHNMIIYSAASGIGVSIGDLFVAGVIPGLLTGLMLMATAWIVARRRALPYGAFPGWREFMRAAVFAIPGLLTAVIIMGGILSGIFTPTESSAIAVIYTILVGVLVYRSLGWTAFWEAAQKSVRTASMVLFIIAAATAFGFALALLEVPAALASLIGFITENPLLTLLIINIMLLALGTFMDMAPLIVITTPIFLPVAMGVGVDPVHFGIIMMLNLGIGLVTPPVGSVLFVGSAVGKIPVTTLVKTIWPFYFTLIAALMLITYIPGLSLWLPGVLAE